The Pseudomonas alkylphenolica genomic sequence CAGCGACAGGCCCCAGTTGAGCAACGACGCCAGCATCGAAATCAGCGCCACCCAGCACACCGCCGAGCGACCGTTTTTCGGGAGCCGCGCCAGGCGGTCGATCAATTTGACTGCGGGGGGAGAACTGGCGACTACATAGCCGCCGATGACCACGAAGGCCATCTGCATGGTGAACGGAATCAGGCTCCAGAAACCGTCGCCAAAGGCCTTGGCGGTATCGGTAGGCTTGGCGCCCATGGCCAGGGCGGCGACGGAGACCAGTATGACTGCCAGGGCGGCAAACACCCAGGAGTCGGGGAACCAGCGTTCGGCCCAGCTTGAGCAACGCAGGGCAAAGCGAGCGGAGCGGCTGTCTTGGATATCAGCGGCCACGTTATTTTCCTTTTATCGTTGTTTTTTTGGCATAGCGAAGACCTCATCGCGGGGCAAGCCCGCTCCCACAGGCACATCTGCACCTGTGGGAGCGGGCTTGCCCCGCGATGAGGTCCGAATGAACTACCTGAAATTAAAACGTCATCTCTTTCACATCATCCGGCACGATCAGCTTGCCAGCGGTCTTCTCGATGATTTCCTCCACCGTCACCCCCGGCGCGGTTTCGCGCAGGATGAAGGCGCCGTTTTCGATCTCCAGGTAGGCCAGGTCGGTCAGCACCTTGCGGATGCAACCAGCACCGGTCAGCGGCAGGCTGCAGCGCGGCAGCAGTTTCGACTCACCGTCCTTGGAGGCGTGGGTCATGGTGACGATGATGTTGTCGGCACCGGCCACCAGATCCATGGCGCCGCCCATGCCCTTGACCAGCTTGCCGGGGATCATCCAGGAGGCGATGTTGCCTTCCACGTCCACTTCGAAAGCGCCCAGCACCGTGAGGTCAACGTGACCGCCACGGATCATCGCGAAGGATTCGGCGGAGCTGAAAATCGACGCGCCACGGCGGGCGGTCACGGTTTGTTTGCCGGCGTTGATCATGTCGGCATCGAGCTGCGCTTCGGTCGGGAATTCGCCCATGCCCAGCAGGCCGTTTTCCGATTGCAGCATCACGTCCATATCGGCCGGGACGTAGTTGGCCACCAGGGTCGG encodes the following:
- a CDS encoding CoA transferase subunit B, whose product is MALTREQMAQRVARELQDGYYVNLGIGIPTLVANYVPADMDVMLQSENGLLGMGEFPTEAQLDADMINAGKQTVTARRGASIFSSAESFAMIRGGHVDLTVLGAFEVDVEGNIASWMIPGKLVKGMGGAMDLVAGADNIIVTMTHASKDGESKLLPRCSLPLTGAGCIRKVLTDLAYLEIENGAFILRETAPGVTVEEIIEKTAGKLIVPDDVKEMTF